One region of Carya illinoinensis cultivar Pawnee chromosome 8, C.illinoinensisPawnee_v1, whole genome shotgun sequence genomic DNA includes:
- the LOC122318517 gene encoding uncharacterized protein At5g65660-like, which translates to MESQDISPPHADASRPSLGFPLGTALLLIVIFSLSGIFSCCYHWDRFRSLSESLSHDQDHDADEDIEAASPSKPTCTNQSQSLPVLMPGDQIPKFIALPSPCKPPRPDHEKAVVAVKVQKPPKPPPRFPVPLY; encoded by the exons ATGGAGAGCCAAGATATTTCGCCACCCCACGCGGACGCATCTCGTCCGTCCCTGGGTTTCCCTCTCGGCACTGCCCTCCTCTTGATCGTCATCTTCAGCTTGAGCGGTATCTTCTCCTGCTGCTACCACTGGGACAGGTTCAGATCACTAAGTGAATCTTTATCCCATGACCAAGATCACGACGCCGATGAAGATATCGAGGCGGCATCACCCTCCAAACCCACGTGCacg AATCAAAGCCAAAGTTTGCCTGTACTGATGCCCGGAGATCAGATTCCAAAGTTTATAGCATTGCCTAGTCCATGTAAGCCTCCGCGTCCAGATCATGAAAAGGCCGTCGTGGCCGTGAAAGTGCAGAAACCACCGAAGCCACCACCTCGTTTCCCAGTGCCTTTGTATTAG